Proteins from a genomic interval of Epinephelus fuscoguttatus linkage group LG16, E.fuscoguttatus.final_Chr_v1:
- the tnfaip3 gene encoding tumor necrosis factor alpha-induced protein 3, translating into MSQGQNFLPKFLFVSNLLKAVKIRQRVPNDVVKPAASGGLMHHLRGMHRYTLEMIAMNNFPQAFREVVQAAILDRAMQASLEQEKKLNWCREVKKMVPLRTNGDGNCLLHAASQYMLGVQDTDLVLRKALHGVLKETDTGVFRARFQAELVQSQEFTQTGLRYTTMNWEEEWEKIVKMASPVSSSNGLQFDSLEDIHIFVLSNILRRPIIVIADQVVRSMKSGSSISPLNVGGIYLPLHWLPTECYKYPIVLGYDSQHFAPLITIKDSGPEIRAVPLINPGRGGFEELKVHFLMEKEQQQKERLLKDYLLLIEIPVIGLGYDATRIINAARLDEGNLPEDMNLMEDYLQLVNHEYQRWQEDKEQAWAAQPQRPPPFSVSQLSLIEIRCATPRCTFYVSVDTQPHCHECFEKRQATTGSGTRIEGVVQTKGGGVQGGVGVIGGSETEVSSRATRSSSPPSSSSGRGVVISSPRSAPPTAPSLSLYSETHAMKCKTRGCLFTLSVEHDGLCERCFNSRQNHGPPGVGTAAPGLPGPNGGPTVPHPAQGSGWTQWGGCETETERCSMCRQEAFRIFNGLCPPCMQRQQAPERGEPQQNNPRTEASSSAWTQARDAERPCLTLTPGHTSAWQAPLARPCKRSGCQFFGTPEKLGFCTICYVDYRTNHHLTPPPAPVQSRHGVEAGFQNASRCRGPGCGAVGKAMLEGYCDKCYVKEQSTRLKQVAPRTPHSPPLVMRDRAAKPRSSQQSQTQTQTQTQCRRSGCSNVSPGCTDLCPECHTRGQGREAGRRAQAPKEKSKQRCRTQGCDHYANQEKQGYCNECDHFKQIYRG; encoded by the exons ATGTCGCAGGGTCAGAACTTCCTCCCCAAATTCCTGTTTGTCTCCAACCTGCTGAAGGCGGTGAAGATCCGTCAGCGAGTGCCCAACGACGTGGTGAAGCCGGCGGCCAGCGGCGGCCTGATGCACCACCTGCGCGGTATGCACCGGTACACCCTGGAGATGATCGCCATGAACAACTTCCCGCAGGCCTTCAGGGAGGTGGTGCAGGCCGCCATCCTGGATCGAGCCATGCAGGCCTCATTGGAGCAGGAGAAGAAGCTCAACTGGTGTCGGGAGGTGAAGAAGATGGTGCCGTTACGTACCAATG GAGATGGGAACTGTTTGCTCCATGCGGCCTCTCAGTACATGCTGGGCGTTCAGGACACAGACCTGGTGCTTCGGAAAGCCCTCCATGGTGTTTTGAAAGAGACGGACACCGGCGTCTTTAGAGCTCGCTTCCAGGCAGAGCTGGTCCAGTCCCAGGAGTTCACCCAGACCGGACTCAGATACACCACCATG AACTGGGAGGAGGAGTGGGAAAAGATTGTGAAGATGGCGTCTCCGGTCTCCAGTAGCAACGGCCTCCAGTTTGACTCCCTGGAGGACATTCACATCTTCGTCCTCTCCAACATTCTCCGCAGACCCATCATCGTCATCGCAG aCCAGGTGGTCAGGAGTATGAAATCTggctcctccatctctcctctgaATGTGGGTGGGATTTATCTGCCGCTACACTGGCTGCCCACAGAGTGCTACAAATACCCGATCGTGCTCGGCTACGACTCCCAGCACTTTGCACCCCtcatcaccatcaaagacagCGGTCCAG AGATCCGAGCAGTACCGCTCATCAACCCAGGACGAGGGGGCTTCGAGGAGCTGAAGGTTCACTTCCTGATGGAGAAAGaacagcagcagaaagagaGGCTTCTCAAAGACTACCTGCTACTGATAGAGATCCCTGTCATAGGCTTGGGCTACGACGCCACACGGATCATCAATGCTGCACG GCTTGATGAGGGCAACCTCCCTGAGGACATGAACCTGATGGAGGACTACCTGCAGCTTGTAAACCACGAGTACCAGCGCTGGCAGGAGGACAAGGAGCAGGCATGGGCCGCCCAGCCTCAGCGCCCACCGCCCTTCTCCGTCTCCCAGCTCTCCCTTATCGAGATCCGCTGTGCCACACCACGATGCACCTTCTATGTCTCTGTGGACACGCAGCCTCATTGCCATGAATGCTTTGAGAAGCGGCAGGCTACTACCGGTAGTGGAACGAGGATAGAAGGGGTGGTGCAGACCAAGGGAGGAGGGGTGCAAGGTGGGGTAGGAGTCATTGGGGGTTCAGAGACTGAAGTGAGCTCCAGAGCAACCCGAAGCAGCAGCCCCCCATCCTCCTCGTCTGGGAGAGGGGTGGTGATATCCAGCCCCCGCTCAGCCCCACCCACCGCTCCCAGCCTCAGCCTGTACAGTGAAACACACGCCATGAAGTGCAAGACACGCGGCTGCCTCTTCACCCTCAGCGTGGAGCATGATGGACTTTGTGAGCGCTGCTTCAACTCCAGGCAGAACCATGGACCTCCTGGAGTTGGAACAGCCGCTCCAGGACTCCCAGGCCCCAACGGGGGGCCTACAGTTCCCCACCCGGCCCAGGGCTCGGGCTGGACCCAGTGGGGGGGCTgcgagacagagacagagcgcTGCAGCATGTGCAGACAGGAGGCGTTCAGGATATTCAATGGCCTGTGTCCACCCTGCATGCAGAGACAGCAggctccagagaggggagagccaCAGCAGAACAACCCCAGGACTGAGGCCTCGTCTTCAGCTTGGACCCAGGCCAGGGACGCTGAGCGGCCGTGCCTCACGCTAACCCCAGGGCACACCTCAGCCTGGCAAGCCCCTCTGGCGCGGCCTTGTAAAAGATCTGGCTGCCAGTTCTTCGGGACGCCGGAGAAGTTGGGTTTCTGCACTATTTGCTACGTAGACTATCGGACCAACCACC ACCTGACCCCTCCCCCCGCCCCGGTCCAGAGCCGGCATGGTGTGGAGGCAGGCTTCCAGAACGCCTCACGGTGTCGTGGGCCTGGGTGTGGTGCAGTTGGCAAGGCGATGCTGGAGGGCTACTGCGACAAGTGCTACGTCAAAGAGCAAAGCACACGGCTCAAACAAGTGGCACCTCGCACACCACACTCCCCTCCTCTGGTCATG CGTGACCGAGCAGCCAAACCCAGATCTTCGCAGCAATcccagacccagacccagactCAGACTCAGTGCCGGCGGAGTGGCTGCAGTAATGTGTCCCCGGGTTGCACAGACCTCTGCCCAGAGTGCCACACGCGTGGCCAGGGCAGAGAGGCGGGCAGGCGGGCGCAGGCGCCCAAGGAAAAGTCCAAGCAGCGGTGCAGGACGCAGGGCTGTGACCACTACGCCAACCAAGAGAAACAGGGCTACTGCAACGAGTGTGACCACTTCAAACAGATTTACCGCGGCTGA